Proteins found in one Roseovarius pelagicus genomic segment:
- a CDS encoding alpha/beta fold hydrolase encodes MTTKLILMALAAVALAAGCGGLAGKRERDARTEFPPIGQFVEVGDTTVHAWVRGSGPDLVLIHGAGGNLRDFTFRLADQLTNRYRVIAFDRPGHGWTDRLPGFGGAGSTRGESPAEQAALLQKAAKQLGVQRPIVLGHSFGGAVALAWGLSQPRDTAALVIVGGVSQPWPGEIDRYYKVTSSAIGGATVVPLITALAPDSRIEDALAGIFAPQSPPDGYAEYVGPGLTLRRASLRANGQQVSSLKAHVTEMSKRYADTLTMPVEIVHGTADTTVPLQIHAEPLARQLRRGTLTQLEGVGHMPQHAAPTAVIAAVDRAARRARLR; translated from the coding sequence ATGACGACGAAACTGATACTGATGGCGCTAGCGGCTGTGGCTCTGGCCGCCGGCTGCGGCGGGTTGGCTGGCAAACGCGAGCGTGATGCGCGTACCGAATTTCCGCCGATTGGGCAATTTGTCGAGGTAGGTGACACGACGGTGCACGCGTGGGTTCGTGGCTCTGGTCCCGATCTGGTGCTGATCCACGGGGCTGGGGGTAATCTGCGTGATTTCACCTTTCGTCTCGCTGACCAACTGACCAATCGTTACCGTGTCATCGCCTTTGATCGCCCCGGTCATGGATGGACTGACCGACTGCCGGGTTTTGGTGGCGCAGGTAGCACACGCGGCGAGAGCCCGGCAGAACAGGCAGCATTGCTGCAAAAAGCGGCAAAGCAACTGGGCGTGCAGCGCCCGATAGTGCTGGGGCATTCCTTTGGCGGTGCCGTGGCTCTGGCATGGGGACTGTCGCAACCGCGTGACACGGCTGCGCTGGTGATTGTCGGCGGGGTATCGCAGCCCTGGCCGGGCGAGATTGACCGCTATTACAAGGTCACCAGTTCGGCCATTGGGGGCGCCACTGTCGTTCCCCTGATCACCGCACTGGCTCCGGATAGCCGTATCGAGGATGCACTCGCAGGGATCTTTGCGCCGCAAAGTCCGCCCGACGGCTATGCTGAATATGTCGGCCCCGGCCTAACGCTGCGCCGCGCGTCCCTGCGTGCAAATGGTCAGCAAGTGAGCAGTCTAAAGGCCCATGTCACCGAAATGTCAAAACGTTACGCCGACACGCTGACGATGCCTGTCGAGATCGTGCACGGCACCGCCGATACCACCGTCCCGTTGCAAATTCATGCAGAACCGCTGGCCCGTCAGCTGCGCCGCGGTACGCTGACGCAGTTAGAGGGCGTCGGGCACATGCCGCAGCACGCGGCCCCCACCGCTGTGATCGCCGCGGTCGACCGCGCCGCGCGGCGCGCCCGATTGCGCTGA
- the metA gene encoding homoserine O-acetyltransferase MetA: MPIKIPASLPAYDVLTREGVMVMDEDSAARQDIRPLRIGLLNLMPKKIQTETQFARLIGATPLQIELSLIRMSEHEARNTAAEHMESFYRPFSEVEASGEYFDGLVITGAPIEHLPFEEVTYWDELRTVFDWTQSHVHSTFGVCWGGMAMINHFHGVAKHMLPAKAFGCFRHRNMFPASPYLRGFSDDCVIPVSRWTEMRKSEIDAAAGLTTLLHSEEVGPCLVEDPARRALYIFNHLEYDSDTLKQEYDRDASQGEPINVPGNYYPDDDPTRPPQNRWRSHAHLLYGNWINQIYQTTPFEMSQIGLGSA; the protein is encoded by the coding sequence ATGCCCATCAAAATCCCCGCCTCGCTGCCCGCCTACGACGTGCTGACGCGCGAGGGTGTTATGGTGATGGACGAGGATTCCGCCGCGCGTCAGGATATACGCCCGTTGCGCATCGGTCTGCTGAACCTGATGCCAAAGAAGATACAGACCGAAACGCAGTTTGCCCGCCTCATTGGCGCGACGCCTCTACAGATCGAGCTGAGCCTGATCCGTATGTCCGAGCACGAGGCCAGAAACACGGCCGCCGAGCATATGGAGAGTTTCTATCGTCCCTTCAGTGAAGTCGAAGCCTCGGGAGAGTATTTTGATGGCCTCGTCATTACCGGCGCACCGATCGAACATCTGCCCTTTGAGGAGGTGACATACTGGGACGAGCTACGCACAGTCTTTGACTGGACCCAGAGCCATGTGCATTCAACATTCGGCGTGTGCTGGGGCGGCATGGCGATGATCAACCATTTTCATGGTGTGGCCAAGCACATGCTGCCAGCCAAGGCATTCGGCTGTTTCCGGCATCGCAACATGTTTCCTGCGTCGCCGTATCTGCGGGGGTTTTCAGATGATTGCGTGATTCCGGTCAGCCGCTGGACCGAAATGCGCAAATCCGAGATTGACGCCGCCGCTGGTCTGACCACGCTGCTACACAGCGAAGAAGTCGGCCCTTGTCTGGTCGAAGATCCGGCACGGCGCGCCCTCTATATTTTCAACCATCTGGAATATGATAGTGACACGCTGAAGCAAGAATACGACCGCGACGCTTCGCAGGGTGAACCGATCAATGTGCCCGGCAACTATTATCCAGACGATGATCCCACACGCCCACCGCAGAACCGTTGGCGCAGTCACGCACATTTGCTCTATGGTAACTGGATCAACCAGATATACCAGACAACCCCCTTTGAGATGTCGCAGATCGGTCTAGGTTCCGCCTGA
- a CDS encoding ATPase, with protein sequence MIYETPEDWRDAPHKRVLFYGMSGLGKTHLSNMLRGSGGWFHYSIDYRIGTRYMGELIADNAKRHAMQVPFLRELLLSDSIYIGSNITFDNLAPVSTYLGKPGNPERGGLPIDDYHHRQEQFRQAEIAALNDTGHFVERAQSLYGYPHFICDTGGSICEWVDGDDPNDPLLTELSQQCLLVQLRGTDAHTQELIRRFDRAPKPMAYQPEFLDTAWNVYLKENNMLPTDVDPDTFIRWTYARALAHRAPRYDAMAPWGLTLEASDVAQVKDTDDFDALIMRALENRG encoded by the coding sequence ATGATTTACGAAACACCTGAGGACTGGCGCGATGCCCCGCACAAGCGGGTGCTGTTCTATGGAATGTCCGGTTTAGGCAAAACGCATTTGTCGAACATGTTGCGAGGCTCTGGCGGGTGGTTTCACTATTCCATCGATTATCGCATCGGCACGCGCTACATGGGCGAACTGATCGCCGATAATGCCAAACGTCATGCGATGCAGGTGCCGTTCCTGCGAGAATTGTTGTTGTCGGATTCGATCTATATCGGCTCCAACATCACCTTTGATAATCTGGCACCGGTATCGACCTATCTGGGCAAACCCGGAAATCCTGAGCGTGGTGGTTTGCCGATAGACGACTATCACCACAGGCAAGAGCAGTTCCGCCAAGCTGAGATTGCGGCGCTGAATGATACCGGCCATTTTGTCGAGCGGGCGCAATCGCTCTATGGGTATCCGCATTTCATTTGCGACACGGGCGGTTCAATCTGCGAGTGGGTGGATGGGGACGATCCGAACGACCCACTGCTGACCGAGCTATCACAACAATGCCTGCTGGTGCAGCTCAGGGGCACTGACGCGCATACCCAAGAACTGATCCGACGCTTTGACCGCGCGCCCAAGCCGATGGCCTATCAGCCCGAATTTCTGGACACGGCATGGAATGTTTATCTAAAAGAAAACAACATGCTGCCTACCGATGTTGATCCTGATACCTTTATCCGCTGGACCTATGCACGCGCGCTGGCCCATCGCGCGCCACGCTACGATGCAATGGCGCCTTGGGGCCTCACGCTGGAGGCATCGGACGTTGCGCAGGTCAAGGATACTGACGATTTCGATGCGCTGATCATGCGCGCGCTAGAAAACCGCGGCTAA
- a CDS encoding OmpP1/FadL family transporter: MKSTVLSVASAMTLAAGAATAGGLDRSGTPIDIIFEKGNYAELSFGFAAPDVTGNDVLGNSIPNIANDFAMVGAAVKMQFSDSFSVGVIFDQPYAADVSYSGNRLTTMLGGTSADASSNALTILLKYNLSDRLSIYGGPRVVEADGDITLSGRAYGPLNGNNYSFDSSRGIGYVVGAAYEIPDIAFRASLTYHSNVRLDLNTTITPFGGGPIPVGSTQAKLPESIKLAVQSGVAKDTLVFGSVRWSNWSEFKLDPAGLTPNLAELDDSIIYEIGVGRKFSDKFSASISYAYDHSDGNDLVSPLGPRDGEQSISVGGKYQVTDAINVSGGIKYIWFGDARPETGTPDVARGAFNSNTAIAAGFKVGINF, encoded by the coding sequence ATGAAATCCACTGTCCTGTCTGTCGCCTCTGCGATGACCTTGGCCGCAGGTGCGGCAACTGCTGGCGGTCTTGACCGTAGCGGCACCCCGATCGATATCATCTTTGAAAAGGGCAACTATGCCGAGCTGTCTTTTGGCTTTGCTGCGCCGGATGTGACCGGGAACGATGTACTGGGCAACAGCATTCCGAATATTGCCAATGATTTCGCAATGGTCGGCGCGGCCGTAAAAATGCAGTTCAGCGATTCATTCTCGGTTGGCGTGATCTTTGATCAACCCTACGCGGCAGATGTTTCGTACTCCGGAAACCGTCTGACAACGATGCTGGGCGGTACATCAGCCGACGCCAGCAGCAACGCGCTGACCATTTTGCTCAAATACAATCTGAGCGATCGTCTTTCGATCTACGGTGGTCCACGCGTCGTCGAAGCCGATGGTGACATCACTCTGTCCGGACGCGCCTATGGGCCGCTCAATGGCAACAATTACAGCTTTGATTCCAGCCGTGGCATTGGTTACGTCGTGGGCGCTGCGTATGAAATCCCCGATATCGCGTTCCGCGCCTCGCTGACCTATCACTCGAATGTACGTCTGGATCTGAACACCACGATCACGCCCTTTGGCGGTGGCCCGATTCCCGTCGGTTCGACCCAAGCCAAGCTGCCCGAAAGCATCAAGCTGGCCGTTCAGTCGGGCGTCGCCAAGGACACTCTGGTGTTTGGTAGTGTGCGTTGGTCAAACTGGAGCGAGTTCAAGCTGGACCCGGCGGGTCTCACGCCCAACTTGGCCGAGCTGGATGACAGCATCATTTATGAAATCGGTGTCGGGCGCAAATTCTCGGACAAATTCTCGGCTTCGATCAGCTATGCCTATGATCACAGCGATGGCAACGATCTGGTGTCACCCCTCGGCCCACGTGATGGCGAGCAGTCGATCTCGGTGGGTGGCAAGTATCAGGTCACCGACGCGATCAACGTATCCGGCGGTATCAAATACATCTGGTTCGGCGACGCCCGTCCGGAAACCGGTACACCAGACGTCGCGCGTGGGGCGTTCAACAGCAACACCGCGATTGCCGCTGGTTTCAAGGTTGGTATCAACTTCTGA
- a CDS encoding trimethylamine methyltransferase family protein yields MSETAAPRRARGGGGAARRAERTAVSIETARFIERNIPLYEPLSEEALEVIEANAETILQEVGVNFVNNPAALDRWREAGADIDGERVRIPKGLARKLCATAPSRITQHARNPARTVEIGGNSLVCAPVYGPPFVRDMDGGRRYATMDDFRKFVKLGYMSKWLHHSGGTVCEPTDVAVNKRHLDMLHAHMTLSDKPFMGSVTEPSRAQDSVDMCEILFGKDFVQENTVMTSLINVNSPMTFDDVMMGAMEVYAQNNQACILSPFIVGGAMAPVSVVGTLTQVLAEVLAGIAYSQLVKPGAPVIFGAFVTSIDMNSGAPTFGTPEASHILYGAGQLARRLNLPYRSGGGLCGSKLPDAQAAYETAHTHNAVLLGGVNFMLHSCGWLEGGLVSSFEKFVMDADQLGVLHHMARGVMHDENGQAMDAIREVGPGGHYLGCAHTQANFKDAFWRTEVLDYKPFETWEEDGARDTMTLANARMRRMLDTYQQPPLDEGIAEGLADYTARKKESMPDAFM; encoded by the coding sequence ATGTCCGAAACAGCAGCCCCCAGACGGGCAAGGGGAGGCGGCGGTGCCGCACGCAGAGCCGAACGCACGGCCGTTAGCATCGAAACCGCCAGGTTCATCGAGCGGAATATCCCGCTCTATGAGCCGCTGAGCGAAGAGGCGCTGGAGGTCATCGAGGCCAATGCCGAAACGATCCTGCAAGAGGTCGGTGTCAATTTCGTGAACAACCCCGCAGCGCTGGACCGCTGGCGCGAGGCCGGGGCTGATATCGATGGCGAACGCGTGCGCATCCCCAAGGGTTTGGCGCGCAAGCTGTGCGCGACCGCACCCAGCCGGATCACCCAACACGCCCGCAACCCTGCGCGCACCGTCGAAATCGGTGGTAACAGTTTGGTTTGCGCGCCTGTCTACGGCCCGCCCTTCGTGCGCGACATGGATGGTGGCCGCCGCTATGCAACAATGGACGATTTCCGCAAATTCGTGAAGCTCGGCTATATGTCCAAATGGTTGCACCATTCGGGCGGCACGGTATGCGAGCCGACAGACGTGGCGGTGAACAAGCGTCACCTCGACATGCTGCATGCCCACATGACTCTGTCGGACAAACCGTTCATGGGCTCTGTGACCGAACCCAGCCGCGCACAGGACAGCGTCGATATGTGTGAGATCCTCTTTGGCAAGGATTTCGTGCAGGAAAACACCGTTATGACCTCGCTCATCAACGTGAACTCGCCGATGACCTTCGACGACGTGATGATGGGCGCAATGGAAGTCTACGCGCAGAACAATCAGGCCTGCATCCTGTCGCCCTTCATTGTAGGTGGCGCGATGGCGCCGGTGTCGGTGGTTGGTACGCTGACGCAGGTTTTGGCCGAAGTATTGGCCGGCATCGCCTATAGCCAGTTGGTGAAACCCGGCGCGCCAGTGATCTTTGGCGCGTTTGTGACATCAATCGACATGAACTCCGGCGCGCCGACCTTTGGCACACCAGAAGCCAGTCATATCCTCTATGGTGCCGGTCAGCTCGCGCGCCGCCTGAACCTGCCGTATCGCTCTGGCGGGGGGCTTTGTGGCTCTAAACTTCCCGATGCACAGGCAGCATATGAAACGGCGCATACTCATAACGCGGTGCTGCTGGGCGGCGTGAATTTCATGCTGCATTCGTGTGGTTGGCTCGAAGGGGGACTGGTATCGTCGTTCGAGAAATTCGTGATGGACGCCGATCAGCTGGGCGTTCTGCACCATATGGCGCGCGGTGTCATGCATGACGAAAACGGTCAGGCGATGGACGCCATCCGCGAGGTTGGCCCCGGCGGGCACTATCTCGGTTGTGCCCATACGCAGGCGAATTTCAAGGACGCCTTCTGGCGTACCGAAGTGCTGGACTACAAGCCATTCGAGACGTGGGAAGAGGACGGCGCACGCGATACGATGACACTGGCCAATGCACGGATGCGCCGGATGCTGGACACCTATCAGCAGCCGCCCCTCGACGAAGGTATCGCCGAAGGGCTGGCCGACTACACCGCGCGCAAGAAAGAGTCGATGCCCGACGCCTTTATGTA
- a CDS encoding class I SAM-dependent methyltransferase, translating into MKIWYLLRHFKALSDWERRGWSDHAPQFVKQAIFEKYAIDGATWVETGTFMGRTTRFLASLSPLVYTIEPAPKLFKRAKRRFKNTHVHVLNGTSEDIIPALLPKLNSDVCFWLDGHYSAGQTHRGPTDCPIEQELFAIAANLDNFEKMSILIDDIRLFVPSETTYTDYPTVDFLVDWARRYDFEWRIEQDIFVMRNWSEG; encoded by the coding sequence ATGAAGATTTGGTATTTGCTGCGGCATTTCAAAGCGCTGAGCGACTGGGAACGACGCGGTTGGTCCGACCACGCGCCACAGTTTGTCAAACAGGCGATTTTCGAGAAATACGCAATCGACGGTGCCACTTGGGTAGAGACCGGGACGTTCATGGGCCGGACGACGCGGTTTCTGGCATCGCTGTCGCCGCTTGTCTATACGATCGAGCCTGCGCCCAAATTGTTCAAACGTGCGAAACGTCGTTTCAAGAACACTCATGTTCATGTCCTGAATGGCACCAGCGAGGACATCATCCCCGCATTGCTGCCCAAACTGAACAGTGATGTTTGCTTCTGGCTCGACGGGCATTACTCTGCCGGACAGACCCACAGAGGGCCAACCGATTGCCCGATTGAACAAGAGCTTTTCGCCATTGCCGCAAACCTCGACAACTTTGAAAAGATGAGTATCCTGATCGACGACATTCGCCTGTTCGTGCCCAGCGAAACCACCTACACAGACTATCCAACGGTTGATTTTCTGGTCGACTGGGCGCGGAGGTATGACTTCGAATGGCGCATCGAGCAGGATATTTTTGTCATGCGTAATTGGTCTGAGGGCTGA
- a CDS encoding DMT family transporter, whose product MTLPSNTKTIPETANVLGAALWMTGAIASFSLMAISGRAVSFELDTFEIMLFRSAVGLIVVLIVAGMAGTLHQVSRRHLGLHLQRNICHFAGQNLWFLAITLIPLAQVFALEFTAPLWALLMAPFVLGERLTRVRVLAAMTGFIGILIVARPAPDTISIGMLAGITAAVGFAGAAVLTRKLTRSESLTCILVYMTAMQSVLGIVCAGIDGDIALPSAGSVPWLILIALCGLVAHFCLTKALMIAPASVVMPFDFVRLPLIAVVGALIYGEVLDIYVFIGAVVIFGANYINILSEIRARRLRASAV is encoded by the coding sequence ATGACATTGCCGAGCAATACCAAGACCATTCCCGAGACAGCAAATGTGCTGGGCGCCGCGCTGTGGATGACCGGGGCGATCGCGTCATTTTCGCTGATGGCGATTTCGGGCCGCGCAGTCAGCTTTGAGCTGGACACCTTTGAAATCATGCTGTTCCGCAGTGCCGTCGGCCTGATCGTCGTGTTGATCGTGGCCGGTATGGCAGGCACGCTGCATCAGGTTTCGCGCCGCCATCTGGGGCTGCATTTGCAGCGCAACATCTGTCATTTCGCGGGGCAGAACCTATGGTTTCTGGCGATTACATTGATTCCGCTGGCGCAGGTATTTGCGTTAGAGTTTACGGCCCCGCTTTGGGCATTGCTGATGGCACCGTTTGTTCTGGGCGAGCGGCTGACGCGTGTGCGGGTGTTGGCAGCGATGACCGGGTTCATCGGTATCCTTATCGTCGCCCGGCCTGCCCCTGACACGATCAGTATTGGCATGCTCGCCGGGATCACTGCCGCGGTCGGTTTCGCCGGTGCGGCAGTGCTGACACGGAAACTGACGCGCTCAGAGAGCCTCACCTGCATTCTCGTATATATGACGGCTATGCAGTCGGTCCTCGGTATTGTCTGCGCGGGAATTGATGGGGACATCGCGCTGCCCTCGGCAGGGTCTGTTCCCTGGCTGATCCTGATCGCGCTTTGTGGGTTGGTTGCGCATTTCTGCCTGACCAAGGCTTTGATGATCGCCCCGGCATCGGTGGTGATGCCTTTTGACTTCGTCCGCCTACCCCTGATCGCAGTGGTCGGGGCGCTGATCTACGGAGAGGTGTTGGATATCTACGTCTTTATCGGCGCCGTGGTGATTTTCGGGGCCAACTACATCAATATCCTATCCGAAATCCGTGCGCGACGCCTGCGAGCCAGCGCCGTGTGA
- a CDS encoding SGNH/GDSL hydrolase family protein yields MRWVRSDTAKIVLAVFLIFALLEQIVRIFDLRTRLSAAPAAVSEANYSLRDIHGEDWQDYIVVGREQTTSAIYSPFIEYISGPIDGAFVTVTDAGLRCHDAAKSACSISGGAGEVWVFGGSTTFGYGVKNNETIPAYLNQMLPAYNVLNFGVASYYSTIERIAFLNLLTHFDPPAAVVFIDGLNDFYYHRIPDESMVSDELRNTFELPDAARTLSKLNTLAQKSELISLIFDMAGDKADKTPILLRSDEALGRIIERLERNIAMRTAVANGFGTRIVNVLQPVPLYGPGHATSYVPAEFLHFKDHVNSGRGYELIHERPTLLSNPTVLNLAELGATGQMYVDTVHYHPEFNRLIAERIFQKLQLD; encoded by the coding sequence ATGAGGTGGGTCAGGTCAGACACCGCCAAGATCGTACTGGCCGTTTTCCTGATCTTTGCCCTGCTGGAGCAGATTGTTCGGATCTTTGATCTGCGCACCCGCCTCTCTGCCGCGCCAGCCGCCGTCAGCGAGGCAAACTATTCCTTGCGCGACATCCACGGCGAGGATTGGCAGGATTACATCGTGGTTGGACGCGAACAAACCACGTCGGCGATCTATAGCCCGTTCATCGAGTATATCAGTGGCCCGATCGACGGGGCGTTTGTGACTGTTACGGACGCGGGCCTGCGCTGCCATGACGCGGCCAAAAGCGCCTGCAGCATTTCGGGTGGCGCGGGAGAGGTATGGGTCTTCGGGGGCTCCACGACCTTTGGCTACGGCGTCAAGAATAACGAAACGATTCCTGCCTATCTGAACCAGATGCTGCCGGCCTACAATGTTCTGAACTTTGGCGTCGCTTCGTATTATTCGACGATCGAGCGGATCGCGTTTCTGAACCTGCTAACACATTTTGACCCACCTGCCGCCGTCGTCTTTATCGATGGTCTGAATGATTTCTATTATCATCGCATTCCTGACGAGAGCATGGTCTCGGACGAGTTGCGCAACACGTTTGAACTGCCGGATGCCGCGCGAACCCTGTCCAAATTGAATACATTGGCGCAGAAGTCCGAACTGATCAGCCTCATATTTGATATGGCGGGTGATAAAGCAGACAAAACGCCGATCCTGCTGCGGTCGGATGAGGCGCTCGGCAGAATAATCGAGCGGCTGGAACGTAACATCGCAATGCGCACAGCAGTCGCGAACGGGTTCGGGACAAGAATCGTTAACGTTCTTCAGCCTGTTCCACTCTACGGGCCGGGCCACGCGACATCGTATGTTCCGGCGGAATTCCTGCATTTCAAGGATCACGTCAACAGTGGTCGTGGTTACGAATTGATCCATGAGCGCCCGACGCTGCTGTCCAACCCCACGGTGCTGAATCTGGCCGAACTGGGTGCGACAGGTCAAATGTATGTCGATACAGTGCACTATCATCCGGAATTTAACCGGCTCATCGCAGAACGGATATTTCAGAAACTACAATTAGATTAA
- the guaA gene encoding glutamine-hydrolyzing GMP synthase, which yields MTDTSHDRLLIIDFGSQVTQLIARRLRELNVYCEIHPFNTVTDRFLEEFAPRAVILSGGPCSVLDTDSPRPPADVFDLGVPILGICYGQQVMMQMLGGQVERGDSTAEFGRAYVVPGAERIDMLNGWFLEEREQVWMSHGDHVSHIAPGFAVYATSPGAPFAITADLDRNFYAVQFHPEVHHTPNGKTLYENFVKLAGFKGDWTMAAYRDEAIRAIREQVGDDHVICGLSGGVDSSVAAVLIHEAIGDQLTCVFVDHGLLRQGEADEVVGMFRDHYNIPLIHADEADLFLGELDGVSDPETKRKIIGRLFIDVFQKHANSIENAKFLAQGTLYPDVIESVSFSGGPSVTIKSHHNVGGLPEKMGLKLVEPLRELFKDEVRALGRELGLPDSFIGRHPFPGPGLAIRCPGEITREKLEILRKADAVYIDQIRKHGLYDEIWQAFVAILPVRTVGVMGDGRTYDFACALRAVTSVDGMTADYYPFSHDFLGETATRIINEVRGINRVTYDITSKPPGTIEWE from the coding sequence ATGACAGATACATCGCATGACCGCCTTTTGATTATCGACTTTGGCAGCCAAGTGACGCAGTTGATTGCGCGTCGCCTGCGCGAGCTGAATGTTTATTGCGAAATTCACCCCTTCAATACTGTCACGGACAGATTCCTAGAGGAATTTGCGCCGCGAGCCGTGATATTGTCCGGCGGACCGTGCAGTGTGCTGGATACGGACTCTCCGCGACCGCCTGCCGATGTTTTCGACCTCGGCGTGCCGATTCTGGGCATTTGCTACGGCCAGCAGGTGATGATGCAGATGTTGGGCGGTCAGGTCGAGCGCGGCGATTCCACGGCCGAGTTCGGTCGCGCCTACGTGGTTCCCGGCGCCGAGCGTATCGACATGCTGAACGGTTGGTTTTTGGAGGAACGCGAACAGGTCTGGATGAGCCATGGCGACCATGTCAGCCATATCGCCCCCGGTTTTGCCGTCTATGCGACGTCACCCGGCGCGCCCTTTGCCATCACCGCCGATCTGGACCGCAATTTCTATGCGGTGCAGTTTCATCCCGAGGTGCATCACACCCCGAACGGCAAGACACTGTATGAGAACTTCGTCAAACTGGCTGGTTTCAAGGGTGACTGGACCATGGCCGCCTACCGCGACGAGGCCATTCGCGCCATCCGCGAACAGGTCGGCGACGATCATGTGATCTGTGGTCTGTCGGGCGGGGTCGACAGCTCTGTTGCCGCTGTTCTGATTCACGAGGCGATCGGCGATCAACTGACATGCGTATTCGTCGACCACGGTCTATTGCGTCAGGGCGAGGCCGATGAAGTCGTGGGCATGTTCCGTGATCATTACAACATCCCCTTGATTCATGCCGATGAGGCAGATCTGTTTCTGGGTGAGCTTGACGGCGTAAGTGACCCGGAAACCAAGAGAAAAATTATTGGCCGCCTGTTCATAGACGTATTCCAGAAACATGCCAATTCTATCGAGAACGCGAAATTCCTGGCCCAAGGAACGCTCTACCCGGACGTGATTGAATCGGTCAGTTTCTCTGGCGGGCCCAGTGTCACGATCAAAAGCCACCACAATGTCGGTGGCTTGCCGGAAAAAATGGGGCTCAAACTGGTTGAGCCGCTGCGCGAACTGTTCAAGGACGAAGTGCGCGCCCTAGGCCGCGAACTGGGTTTGCCCGACAGCTTCATCGGGCGGCACCCCTTCCCCGGCCCCGGTCTGGCAATCCGCTGTCCCGGCGAGATCACCCGGGAAAAGCTGGAAATTCTGCGCAAGGCCGACGCGGTCTATATTGACCAGATCCGCAAACATGGCCTCTACGACGAAATCTGGCAGGCGTTTGTCGCTATTCTGCCCGTGCGCACGGTGGGTGTGATGGGTGACGGGCGCACCTATGATTTTGCATGCGCCCTGCGCGCAGTGACTTCTGTCGATGGGATGACGGCGGATTATTATCCTTTCAGCCATGACTTTCTGGGTGAAACGGCGACGCGCATCATCAATGAGGTACGCGGGATCAACCGAGTAACCTACGATATTACCAGTAAACCCCCCGGAACGATTGAATGGGAATAA